The Methyloceanibacter stevinii DNA segment GTCGGGCTGTTGGCCATCAGATGCCGCCCGATCTCGGTGATCGCGTGTTGCGTGGTGTCGGAGAACGCGCCCGAATAGGCGAGGAAGGCAGCGAAGAAGAAACAGCCGACAAGGTTGCCGCCAAGGACGATGGCCCACAGGCGCAACACGTCCCACACGGCGCTCCAGTCCTTTCGCACCATGACGGGCAGGACAGCGGTGAGTGTGTTCTCCGTGAAGAGCTGCTGCCGGGCGAGGATGACGATCAGGAAGCCGACGCAATAGCCGAAGTCGGCGATGATCGCCGCGCTGGGGAAGCGTTGCAACTGCGCCTCGAGCAGCGCCTGCGACAGCACGGAGAAGCCGATCGATAGCCCTGCGGCCAGGGCGGACCACCACAGCGCGTTGAACCTGCGCGACAGTTCAGCTTCGCCCTCCAGGCGAATGATCTCGTACACCACGGCGGCGCGAAGCCGGCGGCGCTCCTTCGCCTCCTTGCTCTCCCGTCGTGTCAGCCCTTCTTGCGGCTGGGGTTCGTTTGAGCTTGAACCTTTGTCGGCCATAGGTTTCTGTGTCCCGAATCGCTTTGAGTGCCGGCGAAGTCTAGCGGACACGGCCGGACGCGCCCAACACCGCCGACGCGAGGATTGCCGCCTCATGGTAGACGCCGCTCCCCCAATCGCCTTCCTCAGCTTGATGCGCGACACGCCCCTGTGGGTGATCGGCGCCGTCGTGACGGCCGTGGTGGTGGGCTACGCGGTCGGGCTCATGCTGCTCACGCGCTTTCATTACGGCGCCGACCGTCTGAAGGAGAACAACGAGGTCGCAGGGTTCAAATATGCCGTGGTCGGTGTTTTGTACGCGGTGCTGCTGGCATTCGTCGTCATCGCCGTCTGGGAGGATTACACCCATACGGAGGACTCGGTACGCGACGAGGCCAAGGCAACCATCGACCTCTATCACGTCGCGTTGGCGTTGCCGGACGAGGGCAGCAATGTCCGTGAGGCGGTTCTGCGCTACACGAAGAGCGTCTACGACACTTCGTGGGATTCCATGGCGCTCGGCGGACGAAGCGAGGTCGTCGGCCGCAACCTCGTCGCCCTCAACCAGGCGATACTCGACCTGGAGCCCTCGAGCCGCAAGGAGCAGGTGCTGTTTCAGCAAGCACTCGACCTGCTTACGCTGATCACGGACAACCGCAACGAACGGCTGGACAGCGCCAATGGGTCGGTGCCGGGGGTGCTCTGGTTCGTGCTCATCGTCGGCGGCTTCATCACTCTCGGCTATCCCGCCTTCTTCGCGTCGTCCAATCTGGACGCGCAAGTTCTCATGACCGGGTCACTGGCGGCGCTGCTGGCGTTGACGCTGTTTCTCGGCATCGCCTTCGACTTTCCGTTCACGGGCGATCCGCACATTTCACGAGGGCCATTCGCCGACGCCTTGCTGCAGATGGACTAAGTCCGCGGTGCGCGCCAACCGGCGCGTATGCGTGAAAAGCCGTATACGGTCCAACCGGTTGGCGCAGAGGTTCGGAAGGCGTCTTGCACTGCAATATGATTGCGGCGTTTCCTCTGCACAAAGCGAATCGGTTGGTGTCCGTGAGGCACGAACGGCTGTATCGTGGAGCGCGCTGTGAAAGATTCGCGTGTTGCAGTTCAACGGTGTGATCTGTTGAATTGCCACAATGCGCATTATATGTGCGTATACCAAAAAAAAGGAGTTCACTTGCCATGTGGTGCGGCAAGCCTGGAGCACTAGTGAAGCGTAATCTGGAGTACGCGTCCTCGTGAACGGGTCGCTGAGCGACACCAAACAGCATCGGAGCAAACCAATGGCTACGAGAACAACTGGGAAGAAACGTACAGCGAGTAAGAAGTCACCAGCCCGCCGGACGGCGGCACGACGAACGGCGGCGCGTAGGCCGGCCGCTCGCAAGACGGCAGCCCGGAAGACGGCTGCTCGCAAGACCGGCGGCGCGGAAATCGACGGCTCGCAAATCCACTGCGCGCAAGTCCACCGCACGCAAGTCAACCGCACGCAAATCGACAGCGCGGAAATCGACGGCGCGGAAGAGTGCGGCCCGGAGGGGCACGGCACGAAAGTCCGCGGCCAAGAAATCCGCGGCCAAGAAGTCGGCACGAAAGGCCTCCGCTCGAAAAGCGCCAGCCAAGAAGTCGGCCGCTAAGAAGAAAACTGTCGCCAAAAAAGTCGGCAGTGAAGAAGGCGGCCGCGAAGAAGAAGGCCCCAGCGCGGAAGACGGCAGCCAGGAAGACGGCAGCCAAGAAAACTGTCGCGAAGAAGAAGACGGTCGCGAAGAAAGCGGCGCCGAAAAAGGCCGCTCCGAAAAGAGCTGCCCCGAAGAAGGTCGCCCCGAAGGCCGTGGCGCCAAAGACCGTGGCACCGGCACCGAAGCCTGCTGCGCCGCCGATGGCGCGGCCGGCACCAAGACCGCCTGTGGCCCAGCCGGTGCAACGGCCGCCATTGGCACAGCCGTCGCCGTCGCAGCCGTCGTCGCCCGGATTGGGCAGTACCCCATCGCGGCCAGGTGGTCCCGGAAGCGCCATACCCGGGTACACGCCGCCACGGCCGCCGATGCCCGGAACGACGCCGGGTCCGGCGCCCACGCCGATGCCTTATCGGCCTTCCTGGGCGCGGGACGACGACTAGACCGGTTGTCGCTGAAAACACGAAGGGCCAGCAGCGATGCTGGCCCTTCTTATTTTGTGCGCCTTCAAGTTTTGTGCGCTCTCAAGCAGTTGCGGCGTCCGTCCACGGACGGTACGCGGCGGGTTTTCTCCCGCCGGCAGGCCGAGCCGCGTGGGACCGGCCCCTAGACGCCCCTGAAGATATTGCCGACCGCGAGGATTACATAGGCGGCGATCGCCACCCAGAACTTGTACTCGCCGATGATCGGCAGCGGCATGAACGTGCTGAGCACCGCCAGAATCGCCAGAACGATCGAAATGACGAAGACCATGGTGGTTGGCGGAGATAGATTCATTGTCAAACCCTCCCTCATGTTGACGTTGAAACTGTAATCGTTTTCTGTGACTTTGCGAGCGCGGAACCGTGGCGCTCGTGCCACAGTGGCGGCCGTTTGCAGGGGCTCATCGCCGGGAATACAGGAGACGTGGGTATGGCGCCGATGATGCGGCTCATCCTTGGGCTTGGTGTACTTGTTCTGATTCTTTCGGCGGTAGCGCTTGGACTCCCGGCCTATGTCACAGCCACGCGGTCGGTGGTCATCAACGCACCGGAATACGTGATCTATCCGTACTTGAACAATCTGCGGAACCAGAAGGAATGGGCGCCGTGGGCGGTCAAGGACGAGAATATCAAGATGACCTATTCGGGGCCGCCCGAGGGCAACGGTGCAAAGGTTCAGTGGGAGAGCGACGTCGCCTCCGTTGGGGACGGCAGCATCCAGATCGTCGAGTCCGATCCGCCTCATAGCCTGACGCTGGCTGCGGATGTCAAAGGCGTCCAGGGGACGAGTAATTTCCAGCTGGTGCCCGACGGCGCCGGATCCAAAGTCACCTGGTCGTTTGAATTCGAATCCGGATCCAGCCCGATCAAGCGCTGGAAGGGCTTGATGCTCGACGGCTATATCGGAGAGGTCTACGAGGACGGCCTGGAGAAGCTGAAGCAGACCGTCGAATCCACAAGAGCACAGGCGAGGCCGCAGCCCGCGCCCGTCGCGCCGGTGGCGCCAGCGGAAACCCCCGAGGCCGGAACGCCTGAAGGCGGTGAATCGGTGGTGCCGGAACAGGCGCCGGCTTCTGATGCCCCGGCCGCCGAGGCCCCCGCAGAGCAGCCTTAAACGGCCGAGCGTCTTGCCGGGCAGCACTGAGCGCGGCCGCAAGCGGGCCTGCGTCGTGCGGGCTTAAGCCTAATTGCCGTCAGAGATCTAGAGTTTGCGCTGGTGCTCGATCGCGTGCGCTTCGGGTGCAGCCTTTGGGGCCGCTTGCGTTGCGCGCATGATCAAGGTGTCGAGCGGGCTGCAATCGAACAGTCCTGCTTCGCCCTTGGCGCCCTCGGCTTGGCGCGAGTCGAGGTGCGGATCCACGACCGGGCGCCCCGTGACGCGATAGACGCACGTCGCGCCGTCGTCAGCCGTAAAGGTGATGCTGTCGCCGATGCCCACCTTGCCGGAGCCGACATCGCCGAGCGCCACGTCGCCTTGCGCGGAACGCGGGCTGGATTTCTGGCTGGCCAGGGACGGGTTGGCGTCGCGGCTGGGCTCGGCGGCGACTTCCGTCATGTCACGGAATGAGGCGCTCAGTCCCAGCCGGCGCACCTTCGCCGACGGCAACGCCGACATGTGCTGCGAAACGTTCTGCCACGGCCACGCCTCGGCGGCGATTGATCGGACAGGGCCTTGGTCCACGCGCTCTGACGCAAGGACTGCGCGAGCCCGTCCTCGTTCATGGTGGGAAAGGCGTCGCGCACGTTGGACGCTGCGAACAACGCGACCAGCGCGGCGGAAGCGGCCAGGCACGTCTTTGCGGCAAGCCGCCGGCGCGGTGCCGGCATGGAAGACGGCTTCAAAGTCTGCTTTCGCATCAGACGCTCCTCCGGCTGCGCCGCGGCGCGGCCTTCGCGCGGGCGGGCTGCCGCTGCATCTGCAGCGCAACAAAGCCCAGCGTTCCGAGCAGAACAACACACACTGCCAAGGCTTCCAGCATTCCCAAAGGTCCCGTCACTTTCGTCGGTCCCAAACCGGGCCGATTCCCGTATGGCCGGAGACATTACCACAGAGTAGCGCCTCCGAAAGAGGCTGATGGACGCCCCGGCGTCGAGACTCTGGCGCCCGTACCCCGATATTCAAGTGCTGCATAGAGCTGGTTTCAAGCTAAACTGATATATTTCAATGACTTACCGTGCTTCAGTGTCTCATGGCCGGTCTGACGCAAGCGGATCGCGCCTCGCTTACCACACGCAAGCGTGAGTGCTGGCGGGGCGATACTTGCCGGTTTGCACACACCGCCGCGCGCGATGGCGCCCCATTTTGCCTTGCCGGAGGCGTTCCGTACCGTGTCTCGTCTCCTCCGAAAATCTATGGTGCAATGCACTTGCAGCAGAACAGGCGCACGCATAGGGTTGCCCAGATTTTTCCGCAGTGACTGCGCTTTCGCAGCCCTCTGAAATCGTCAGGAGCACTTCATGGGACTGGTTTCCCGCACGCTTGAACGGGTCAAGCCCTCACCGACAATGGCCATCACGAACAAGGCTCGTGAGATGAAGGCCGCCGGTTTTGACGTTATCGGCCTTGGCGCCGGGGAGCCCGATTTCGATACGCCGGACAACATCAAGGCGGCCGCGATCGAGGCGATCAACAGGGGCGAGACGAAGTACACAGCGTCGACGGCATCCCGGAGCTGAAGCAGGCGATCTGCGAGAAGTTCGCACGGGAGAACGGCCTGGAGTACCAGCCCGCAGAAGTGACGGTCGGCAGCGGCGGCAAGCACGTCCTGTACAACGCGCTCCTGGCCACGCTCGACCCCGGCGACGAGGTCGTGATCCCGGCGCCGTATTGGGTGAGCTATCCCGACATCGTGCTGCTGGCCGGTGCCGAGCCCGTCATCGTTGAGACGAAGCTCGAGGACGGCTTCAAGCTGCGCCCGAGGCCCTGGAAAAAGCGATCACACCGAAGACCAAGTGGTTCATCTTCAATTCGCCGTCCAATCCGACCGGTTCGGCCTATACGCGCGACGAGATCAAGGCGCTCACCGACGTGCTG contains these protein-coding regions:
- a CDS encoding formate/nitrite transporter family protein codes for the protein MADKGSSSNEPQPQEGLTRRESKEAKERRRLRAAVVYEIIRLEGEAELSRRFNALWWSALAAGLSIGFSVLSQALLEAQLQRFPSAAIIADFGYCVGFLIVILARQQLFTENTLTAVLPVMVRKDWSAVWDVLRLWAIVLGGNLVGCFFFAAFLAYSGAFSDTTQHAITEIGRHLMANSPTEMFMKGIMAGWLIAALVWMLPSSEGTEIFIITLITYIIALGDFTHIIAGSVEAIYMVLIGEVGFWQAFGGFFIPTLLGNVAGGTVLFAMISYAQVRQELEG
- a CDS encoding DUF4239 domain-containing protein — translated: MVDAAPPIAFLSLMRDTPLWVIGAVVTAVVVGYAVGLMLLTRFHYGADRLKENNEVAGFKYAVVGVLYAVLLAFVVIAVWEDYTHTEDSVRDEAKATIDLYHVALALPDEGSNVREAVLRYTKSVYDTSWDSMALGGRSEVVGRNLVALNQAILDLEPSSRKEQVLFQQALDLLTLITDNRNERLDSANGSVPGVLWFVLIVGGFITLGYPAFFASSNLDAQVLMTGSLAALLALTLFLGIAFDFPFTGDPHISRGPFADALLQMD
- a CDS encoding histone H1-like repetitive region-containing protein, with amino-acid sequence MLARPAARKSTARKSTARKSTARKSTARKSTARKSTARKSAARRGTARKSAAKKSAAKKSARKASARKAPAKKSAAKKKTVAKKVGSEEGGREEEGPSAEDGSQEDGSQENCREEEDGREESGAEKGRSEKSCPEEGRPEGRGAKDRGTGTEACCAADGAAGTKTACGPAGATAAIGTAVAVAAVVARIGQYPIAARWSRKRHTRVHAATAADARNDAGSGAHADALSAFLGAGRRLDRLSLKTRRASSDAGPSYFVRLQVLCALKQLRRPSTDGTRRVFSRRQAEPRGTGP
- a CDS encoding SRPBCC family protein; its protein translation is MAPMMRLILGLGVLVLILSAVALGLPAYVTATRSVVINAPEYVIYPYLNNLRNQKEWAPWAVKDENIKMTYSGPPEGNGAKVQWESDVASVGDGSIQIVESDPPHSLTLAADVKGVQGTSNFQLVPDGAGSKVTWSFEFESGSSPIKRWKGLMLDGYIGEVYEDGLEKLKQTVESTRAQARPQPAPVAPVAPAETPEAGTPEGGESVVPEQAPASDAPAAEAPAEQP